One Plasmodium cynomolgi strain B DNA, chromosome 12, whole genome shotgun sequence genomic region harbors:
- a CDS encoding hypothetical protein (putative) has protein sequence MHPSLLGIQKNWTIWGENFNSFSKEEKPAHGEAYSTGRGDQPECTPVGRSGGRQNGGGNEAASGECPNEDKAASGDHPIGGKAASGECPNEDKATPRDHPNGNKAASREHPYGKYLQNAHSLLVTKKIKEALSKLRDKHSYKVISKKIKKEKNKINALLSIYHLKKGSLKQNLSEHTYRKAIMNAKTKIFQVLKKNKERSLIDIYYEEKRKYKVRKEKLLELQKKLITNSRVAQINVKKFFQKYGYIGLGTYFVVFFLTFSCCYFFVHFKYISLADLTYWSEKMHLTKYMNDDLQKKIDSLWGELIFAYIASKVTEPVRIVITILITPYIAKMACKKGTYNMRGG, from the exons atgCACCCATCCCTGCTGGGAATCCAAAAGAATTGGACAATATGGGGCGAAAATTTTAACTCCTTTTCGAAAGAGGAAAAGCCTGCACATGGTGAGGCATACTCGACAGGGAGAGGAGACCAACCAGAATGCACACCCGTGGGTAGAAGTGGGGGGCGTCAGAACGGGGGGGGAAACGAGGCAGCATCAGGTGAGTGTCCCAATGAGGACAAAGCAGCATCAGGTGATCATCCCATTGGGGGCAAAGCAGCATCAGGTGAGTGCCCCAATGAGGACAAAGCAACACCACGTGATCATCCCAATGGGAACAAAGCCGCGTCACGGGAACACCCCTATGGGAAGTACCTGCAGAACGCGCACTCACTCCTggtgacgaaaaaaataaaggaagcATTAAGCAAGCTGAGGGACAAACACAGTTACAAAGTgatctcaaaaaaaattaaaaaggaaaagaacaaaataaacgcacTGCTCTCCATCTatcacttaaaaaagggaagcctAAAGCAAAACCTCAGCGAACACACTTACAGAAAGGCCATCATGAATgccaaaacaaaaatttttcaagttttaaaaaagaacaaagaaagATCCCTCATAGATATTTACTAtgaggaaaaacgaaaatacAAAGTACGAAAGGAGAAGCTGttagaattacaaaaaaaattaattacaaatTCGAGAGTGGCACAAATCAATGTAAagaaatttttccaaaagtaTGGATATATTGGATTAGGAACCTACTtcgttgtattttttttaactttttcatgTTGCTACTTCTTTGTCCACTTTAAATACATTTCCTTGGCTGACTTAACTTACTGGTCTGAAAAAATGCACCTAACTAAATACATGAATGACgatctacaaaaaaaaattgattctTTATGGGGGGAACTCATTTTTGCCTACATCGCTTCCAAGGTGACTGAACCTGTTCGAATTGTGATTACTATTCTGATCACTCCCTACATTGCTAAGATG GCGTGTAAAAAGGGCACATATAACATGCGGGGCGGGTGA
- a CDS encoding hypothetical protein (putative) → MSVKNKMHVNQLNKTLFRENYKIKGNSREDIELMETIENFSDDIMMNNDSFESNTCTKSSTKKVNDKGNEKTKNDTNLKNLKKKNGAANNNHGGGGSGGTDGSSNNNNSGTTNKNSNSGNKNEQKFFANIPQIYETHDSSAKEELHSDPNNEEDGVMYILSNVMAVLYIIVAIVTILHLHLDEDHAIIKAISSLKLRFVALIKDVPAFKNLMITVALINVKINTLLEEGMAKWNIFKPYIEALKPLNTEFTVLFTILILMFFTAISILSIIHGIINMKNDKILMEKESSVFVTNKMTIEEYEDKSFTYSELAKLHGDKDYICLKNKRAGEGIESWNWQVRKMKNEKDDKDICSDIELSDGGDN, encoded by the exons ATGTCggtaaaaaacaaaatgcacGTGAACCAACTGAATAAAACACTATTTAgggaaaattacaaaattaaaggaaaCTCGAGAGAAGATATTGAATTGATGGAAACCATCGAAAATTTTAGTGACGACATAATGATGAACAACGACTCGTTTGAGAGCAACACATGTACTAAGTCTTCTACGAAAAAGGTTAATGACAAGGGGAATGAGAAAACTAAAAATGACActaatttgaagaatttgaagaaaaaaaatggggctgCTAACAACAACCACGGTGGGGGAGGCAGTGGTGGCACCGACGgcagcagcaacaacaacaacagcggTACCACAAATAAGAACAGCAATAGtggcaacaaaaatgaacaaaagttttttgcaaatattcCACAGATATACGAAACGCATGACTCGAGTGCCAAGGAGGAACTGCACTCAGATCCCAACAATGAGGAAGACGGCGTGATGTACATCCTTTCCAATGTCATGGCTGTGTTATACATAATCGTGGCGATAG TGACCATCCTGCATCTGCACCTGGACGAGGACCACGCAATTATCAAAGCCATCAGCTCGCTGAAGCTCCGATTTGTCGCCCTGATAAAAGACGTGCCGGCTTTCAAAAACTTAATGATAACCGTGGCGCTAATC aatgtGAAAATCAACACCCTCCTGGAGGAGGGGATGGCCAAATGGAACATCTTCAAGCCGTACATAGAAGCACTGAAACCGCTGAACACCGAATTCACAGTTTTGTTCACCATTTTAATCCTCATGTTTTTTACGGccatctccattttgagcatAATACATGGAATTataaacatgaaaaatgacaaaattctgatggaaaaagaaagtagTGTTTTTGTGACGAACAAAATGACAATAGAAGAATACGAAGATAAGTCGTTCACTTATAGCGAGCTAGCCAAACTGCATGGGGACAAGgattatatttgtttaaaaaataaaagagcaGGTGAAGGTATTGAGTCATGGAACTGGCaagtgagaaaaatgaaaaacgaaaaggatgaCAAGGATATATGCAGTGATATCGAACTTTCAGACGGGGGAGATAACTGA
- a CDS encoding KIR-like CYIR protein (putative) encodes MAPEVQVGDRIKSKLGDYGLDVVMKSAYHNLSLDQCKNKCSNIYDDISETFFKWAKDLWDYEYNFSTLEGRQDCSGYTSNPEYTEQVVAAQNAYSQLCKRCDDEDSSDSYCMKFKRERISKGKCTAGGPTELNCKITLGPVDQPSEEIDKNANRVRSLRELRKNLEKLKNQMPCICRKLYVQ; translated from the exons atggcaccgGAAGTGCAGGTTG GTGACAGAATAAAGAGTAAATTGGGTGACTATGGACTTGACGTGGTCATGAAATCAGCTTACCATAATCTATCGCTTGAccaatgtaaaaataagtgCAGTAATATATATGATGATATAAGCGAAACTTTCTTCAAATGGGCTAAGGATCTATGGGACTATGAATATAACTTTAGTACTTTGGAAGGGCGCCAGGACTGTAGTGGATATACCTCTAATCCTGAATATACTGAGCAAGTAGTGGCAGCGCAGAACGCATATTCACAGTTATGTAAAAGATGTGATGATGAAGATAGTAGTGATAGTTATTGTATGAAATTTAAAAGGGAACGTATAAGTAAGGGAAAGTGCACAGCTGGGGGGCCAACGGAATTAAACTGTAAAATAACACTGGGACCGGTGGACCAACCATCTGAGGAAATAGATAAGAATGCA AACCGGGTTCGGAGCCTGAGGGAACTGAGGAAGAACCTGGAGAAGTTGAAGAATCAAATGCCGTGCATATGCCGGAAACTATACGTGCAGTAG